One Candidatus Omnitrophota bacterium genomic window, AAGGCCGCGGAAGATGTACGTGCGCACGTGGGAAAAAAAATGTTTCATATAAGGAAATTATATTAACATTAAAAGCAGTAGGAAAGTAAGAAATTTTTTGTATAATTATGGAGCCATGGACCGTAAACCATTTGCTCCCAATCTCCATACCCCACAGGACAAATATTCCAAGGAAGAGCTGAATAAACTGGCTTCCAAAGGGTTTTTGGGCAATTTGAAAACAGATTTCAGGGACAATTCCCGGCCGGACCTGGTTTGGGAAGCGGAAGCCATTGCCAAATCCCACGGCATCTACCTGGAATTCAACCGCGCCAAGACCGGCAACGAAAAAGAATGGGTTTACATGGTCCGCATTTCCATTCCCGGCGGCGGCCCGTTAAACCGCGGACAATGGAACGTCATTGATGATCTGACCGAAAAATACACCAGGGACAGCGAAGGCCGCCCTTCCATACGGCTGACCACCCGCCAGAACATCCAGTTCCACTGGATCAAAAAAGAGCATGTGGTTGAGGTGATCAAAACACTGGCCGAATCGGGCTTAAACACCCTCAACGGCTGCGGGGACAATACCCGCAATGTCATGGGATGCCCCCTGTCACGATTTTCCGATGTCTACGATGCCAATGCCATGGCCCAAAAAGCCGGGCTTTATTTCCAATTGCCCCTCGAGCCCTTTATTGAGGTCTGGGCCATTGACCCCAAATACCTTAGAAAGCCCGAAGAATCATTCCAATACGGGCCCAATCTCCTCAACCGCAAGTTCAAGATCGCTTTTTCCGGAGTTGTTAAAGATGAGGCCACCGGTCATCTGGTCGCAGACAATTGTGTGGAAGCCCTGACCCATGACCTGGCTGTAGTGCCAGTGATTGAAAGTAATGCCTCCGCCAAAGGCGGATCCGCCTTCGGCGGAAAATTCCAGATCTACGTGGGCGGCGGCCAGGGCGAACGCAACGGCAAACCATCCATGGCTTGTTTAGGCAAACCCCTGGGCATCGTGGATAAAAACCGTTTGTTTAAAACTTTGGATGCCGTGGTCCAGGTCCACCAGGAATGGGGCGACCGCGAGAACCGCGTCTGGGCCCGCCTCAAATACGTCATCAAAAAGATGGGGGCCGCCTGGTACCGCGAACAGGTGGAAAAAAAGCTTGGCTTTAAATTGGAACCACCAAACCCCTCTTTGGATCCCGGAGCCAGACATATGCATCATGGCTGGTTCAAACAGGCGACCAACGGGCTTTGGTCTTACGGTGCTTTTATTGAGAACGGCCGCCTGATCGACTCGGGCCCCAACGGCAAACTCAAGTCCATGTGCCGGCATTTGGTGAACAGGTACCCGGTGGAACTCCTCATCACCCCCAACCAGGACGCCCTTTTCTCTAATATACCCGAGGCCTCAAAGAAAGAATTTGAAGCTGATCTGGCCAAATTCGGATTCGGCAAGCGCAACGGCAAGGCCTATTCCACCCTGCGCCTGCTTTCAGGGGCCTGTGTGGGCCGCGACACCTGCCGTTTGACATACACGGATTCGGAGAAATTTGAACCTTTTTTGATCGATGAACTGGAGACCTTGGGCTGGGGGGAACTGGCAGAGTCCATCGGTATTACCGGCTGTGAACGGCAATGCTTCCGGCCTGCCACCAAAACCGTGGGGTTGGTCGGCTCCGGATTAAACCGCTACCAATTGAAGTTAATGGGGACCGAAGATGCCAGGCACCAGGGATTGTCCCTTGTTTCCCCGGATGGCAACGATATTTACTTAAGGTCCATCCCCCGCGAGCGGGTAGCGGCTGTCTTGGATGCGCTTTTCAAATTCTGGAAGGCCAAAGCCAAACCCGGAGAAGACCTGGGTTATTTTAACCGCCGCATCGGCATGGAAGGCCTCATCAGCCACTTCAAAGAGAACCCCATTACCGCAGACCTGATGGCCAAACCCTTCCCGGCCGACTGCATTATTGAATAAAAAGGGGACACTTTAAAGTGTCCCCTTTTTACCTTATAAAAATGCTTAACCCTTGCTCTCGCAAGGGTTTTTGTGCTTCTTTGAATCAATAAAAAGCAGATTTAGATCAAGACACTCGCTTCATCCCAAGCGAAAGTGGCCTCGTCTTCTTTATCAGCCCTCTGATTCGACTGTTCATTATGCGGACCGATCATGGCTAACCTCCTCCTCTTCCTTACGACAACATGGTTCTGCCCCAATAAGGGTAAAGATAATATACCTTACTTTTAAAAAAATGCCAGTGTTTTTTTATGAAGGGGTTTTTGGGGGGAAAGCGCTGAAATTTGATTAAATGGCGGACAACATGCCGGTAACGCGGTCGAATTTCTCCCTTGGCTTGTCTGATTTCGCCCCGCGTGCGATCTCCGCGGCATCGATCTTCTTCCAATCCGCGAAAGTGACCACCCGGACCTGTTTTTCCTTTAAAAAAGCTATGACTTCCTGGGTGCTTGGCCTTTCGCACGGTTTTAACCGGTCCAAATCCTCCAGTAAACTCTTGACCGTGTCTTCGCTGTCCGGTTTATTGGTGCCGATAACGCCTGTGGCGCCTCTTTTGATCCATCCGGCCGCGTATAAACCGGCCAATGCCTTCCCGGGATCCATGACCCGGCCATTTTGGTTGGGAATAATACCCGCTTGGTCAGAAAAAGGCAGGCCTTTTATGGGAATACCGCGATAACCGACGCTGCGAAAGAAGATCCCGCAGTCAATTTCCTCAAATTTGTCTGTGCCGCTCACTTTTTGTCTGCCCGGATCCCCCACCAGGCGGTTCATCTCAAATTTTACCCTCTGGACACGGCCTTGACCAAGGAGCGCCACCGGGCTTTTGAAAAAATGCAGGACAAACTTGCGTTTGCGGCCCTGGGGCTGCAGAGTCGTAAAATGCTGAAGGATCTCAAAATTCTTCTTACGGGCCGCATGGGCCGGGTCTTCCATCTCTTTTTGGCTTGCTTCGTTCAATTTCAGGTCTTGGGGATCTAAAACGGGGTAACAATCGGCCAATTCCCCCATTTCCCTGATCTCGGGAGGGGTAAAAGCGGCCTGGACCGGGCCGCGGCGGCCATACATATGGACTTCCCTGATCCTGCTTTCAGCCAGGACCTCCAAGGCCTGCCGGCTGATATCGGTTTTCTTCAATTCATCCGCGCTTTTACATAAAATGCGGGCCACATCCATGGCCACATTGCCCTGCCCCACGATCACGGCCACGTCATGGGAAAGATCAAAATGATGGTCCTGAAAATCCGGATGGCTATTGTACCAGGCCACGAATTCAGTGGCTGTGTAACTCCCCGCCAGACCCTCCCCCTCAATACCCAAATGCCTGTCTGCCTCGGCACCAACGGCAAAAATGAGGGCATCATAAAACTTCTGCAGTTCAGGGACCGTGATGTCCTTGCCCACGGTCACATGGCCTAAAAATGTAAAATGGGGATTTTGGGCGGTCTTTTCAAAGACCTTGGTGACGTTCTTGATCTTGGGATGGTCCGGGGCAACGCCGTAACGCACTAACCCGTAAGGCACGGGCAATTTTTCAAACATGTCCACTGTGATATGTAAGGGCGGGGCATGCCCCGCCCCTACTTTAAACAATTCTTCCGCCAGATAAAATCCGCTGGGCCCGCTGCCGATGATCGCCACCCTGAAAGCGCGTTGCAACACATTCACCTTTTGAATTCGGTTGCCAATACCAAATGTTTGATCCCGGCCTTGGATGCCGCGTCAATGACCTGCACCACGTAATCGTATTTGACGTTGCGGTCGCCGTTGATAATGATCGCGGAATTCTTATTAGCCTTGACCAATCCCCGCATCTTGAAGCGCAGCAGGTCGCGGTCCAGTTTGAGGTTATATTTCTGGTTTTCCAGATAGACCTCCCCGGCCGCACTGACCATGACATTGATATCTTTTGTTGCCAGGGGCTGGGGATTGTTAGACACCTGCGGCAGGGCGATCTTGATGCTGGAGCGGTAGATCAACGGTGTCGTCACCATAAAAATGATCAAAAGCACCAGAATAACATCGGTGAACGGCGCTATGTTGATATCGGCGATGAGTTTGGAATTGCGGGGGCGGAGTCTCATTTCTTTTTCATACAAATAACATCCAGCAATTCGGAAGCCGCCAATTCCATATCCACGACAAAATTGTCAACCTTACGCATAAAATAATTGTACGCGACCACCGCCGGGATGGCGACAAAAAGCCCGGCCGCGGTGCAGATGAGCGCCTCGGAAATGCCGGTGGTCACGACTTCCATGCCGCCGGAACCGGCCTTGCCGATGTCCGCGAAAGCGCGCATGATGCCCAGCACCGTGCCGAAAAGCCCGACATACACGGCCGTACCGCCGATGGTCCCCACAATACTGGTGAAACGTTCGAGTTTGACCGTTTCCACGGTGATCTCCCGTTCCATGGCATTGGAGATCACCTTTTCATCATGACCCTTGAGCGTTAAGCCCGCCAAAGCCACATTGGCATACGGAGTATCTGCCTGACGGCAACTATCAATGGCCCCGGACGTCCGCCCTGATCCATATTCCTGGCGTATATGTTCCATCAGCGCTGGCCTGGAAACCCGCGAACGGCGCTGATAATACAGCATCCGTTCAATAATAACGGCCAAAGACAGGACCGAACAGAACGCCAGCAGATAAATGGTGAAGCCGCCGGCACCAATGAGCTCAAAAATATTTTTATCCTTAAACATGGGGGGATTGGATCCTTCGACTTCGCTCAGGATGACCACTGATGTAAAACTTAGAGGTCATTTTATCCTAACCCTTTCTAGAAAACAAGGAAAATACAGGAATACAGGAATTCACCCTTGACTTAAATTCGTCTTTTGTTAATCTGGAGGCATGGTCATTGCCGTCCCTAAAGAAATCCATCCGGGAGAAACCCGGGTATCGTTCATCCCTCCTTCCGTTGACCGTTTGGTCAAAAAAGGAGCTGTGGTATCTGTTGAAACCGGTTTAGGCCAAAGCATCGGCGTCTCCGATGAAGAATACAAGAAAGCTGGTGCTTCTGTAACTTCAGACCGCCGGACTTTGCTTGCCTCGGCTGATATTGTCCTTCGCCTGCGCAAACCCCCTGTCCAGGAGATCAGCTGGCTTAAAAAAGGGTGTTTGCACATCAGTTTTTTGGACCCCTTCAATGAAAAACAACTCGTGGATGCTCTGGCCTCCGGCGGCATCAGCGCCATTTCCATGGAAATGATCCCCCGCACCACCCGCGCGCAAAAGATGGATGCTTTGAGTTCACAGGCCAACCTTGCCGGATATGTCATGGTCATCCTCGCGGCCGAGCGTCTCCCCAAAATTTTCCCCATGCTCATGACCCCGGCCGGGACCATTTCTCCGGCGCGCGTCTTTATCATCGGTGCGGGCGTTGCCGGTTTGCAGGCCATTGCCACGGCCAAACGGCTGGGTGCCCGCGTCGAGGCCTTTGACACCCGGCCCGTGGTCAAGGAACAGGTGCAGTCCTTAGGGGGAAAATTTGTTGAGATCGACCTAGGGGACACCGGTCAAACCTCCCAGGGATATGCCAAAGCATTGACCCTGGAACAATTGGAAAAACAGCGTCAGGGTATGGCCAAGGTCTGTTCGCAATCAGATGTGGTCATCACCACGGCCCAGTTGTTCGGCCGCAAAGCGCCTGTTGTTGTGACCAAGGACATGATCGCCCAGATGAAAGCCGGCAGTATCATTGTAGATATGGCGGTCGAAAGCGGCGGTAATGTGGAGGGCTCCAAAGTTAATGAAGAGGTCGTCACCGCCAATGGCGTGCGCATTTTGGGACCCGGCAATCTGCCCGGTCATGCCGCTGTCCACGCCAGCCAGATGTATTCCGCTAATCTGCACAATCTCCTGGAAGAATACTGGAACAAGGACACTAAAATTTTTGATCTGAATACCGAAGATGAGATCATTAAGGGTTGCTTAGTCACCCACGCGGGCAAGATCGTCAACCCCATGCTGATCAAATAAGAATTCCCTCCCCCTTGTGGGGAGGGTTAGGGAGGGGGAACATGGAACTCATCTATCTACTTTTTATATTGACCCTCTCGGTTTTTCTGGGCTTTGCGCTCATCTCCCGCGTTCCCCCGCTTTTGCATACCCCGCTGATGTCGGAAGCCAATGCCATTTGCGGGATCATCATCATCGGTGCCTTGATCGCGGCCGGCGCTGATGCCAACAGCACGCTGACCATTATTTTAGGAACATCGGCCGTGGCCCTGGCCGCCTTTAACGTGGTCGGCGGTTATTTGGTCACGGAACGCATGCTGAAAATGTTCAAGAAAAAGGACATTAAATGAGCGAGGTTGTCGTCAATTTCATCTATATCATCAGTTCCGTCCTGTTCGCCTTTGGATTAAAATTTCTGGGCTCCCCTGTGTCCGCCCGCAAAGGCAATATGCTCTCCGCCGCAGGCATGTTTTTGGCCATTGCCGCCACCCTGACCAGCGGGCAACTTAGTTTTCAATGGATCCTCATCGGCATCATCATCGGGGGCGGTTTGGGGACCCTGGTCGCTTTTAAAGCGGCCATGACCCAGATGCCGGAAATGATAGCGCTTCTGCATGGATGCGGGGCCCTGGCCAGTGTTTTTGTCGGCTGGAGCGCTTATCATGTGCACGGCGCTGTTGACCTGACCAATGTCATCACGCTTTACATATCCATCGTCATCGGCGGCCTGACCTTTACCGGAAGCATCATCGCATGGGGAAAACTGAGCGGACGGATCCCCGGAAAACCCATTTTATTTACCGGCCAGCGTTTATTGAACATGGCCTTGATATCAGCGATCCTCATCCTGGGCGTCCTGTTCATCATGGCCCCCGGCCGTTACGACCTCTTCCTGATCATTTTAGGGTTGTCCGTGTTTTTCGGCATCTTTCTGGTCATTCCCATCGGCGGTGCGGACATGCCAGTGGTCATCTCGGTCTTGAACAGCTATTCCGGGATCGTGGCCTGCACCACGGGTTTTGTCATCCATAATACGCTGTTGATCGTGGTGGGCGCTTTGGTGGGGGCCAACGGGATCATCTTGAGCGTCATCATGTGCAAGGCCATGAACCGCTCGATCGTCAACGTCATTTTCGGGGCTTTCGGAACAGTGGTCAAAAAGAAAGCCGACGGCGAAAAAAAAGAGGCCAAAGCGGTTTCTGTTGAGGATGCTTTTCTGGTATTGGAGAATGCCAAATCCGTGGTGATCGTGCCCGGTTACGGCCTGGCTGTGGCGCAAGCCCAGCACGCGGTGCGCGAATTGAGCGAATGGCTAGAGAAAAACGGCTGCGACGTCAAATTTGCCATCCATCCGGTCGCGGGACGCATGCCCGGACACATGAACGTATTGCTCGCCGAAGCCAACATTTCCTATGACCAGTTGATGGAAATGGACGCCATTAACCCGCTCATGGAAAATGTGGATGTGGCCATCGTGATCGGTGCCAATGACGTGGTCAACCCGGCCTCCCGCCATGACAAAAGCAGTCCCATTTACGGCATGCCCATCATCAACGCGGACAAGGCCAAGACCGTGTTCGTGCTCAAACGTTCAATGGCAACCGGTTTCGCGGGAATTGAGAATGAATTGTTTTATTACGACAATACGCGGATGATCTTCGGCGACGCCAAACAAACCGTTCAGGCCCTGGTCGCGGAATTTAAGGAAGCAGCAAAATAAAATCCCCGTTTTGATTTTCTTTGACAGCCATAATACCTTTTGTTACATTAATGTCATCAAGCGCCCCTTCCCCAGACGCGTTAGCACTTAACCCATATTATCCGTCATATCGCCGTAGCATCCGGTAGCTCCCCACTACTTTCGCCGACGGAAAAAGCGAAAGGAGTTTGTATGTTCGTCATAGACGACGCACGCCGGGAATATATGTCCCGGCAAATCGGAGACCTCGGGAAGAATATTCTAACAGCGGCAGTAGCAAGTTACTTCTTTGAAAAATTCTCATTGTTAATGCGTTTTGGCCTGTGTATACTTGGTCTTGGGTTTATGGTCGCTGGCGTCTTGATCCAACCTTCCAAAAAAGGAGCATAAATATGATGGTTCTCGCAACACTAACCTTGCTTCTTATTTTTTGTGTAGGCCTTGTCGTTTATTCGGAGCATAACAAAAAACGGATCTCTCATTAACGAAGGAAACAAATAATGGAAGCTATCATCATTGTTGCCATTGCCGGAATTGCCGGTCTTATTGTTATTCTCTTAAGCCAGCACAATCGCAAACAGCAACATCAGCCAACGCATAAATAAACACCCTTCGTTTACACAAAAAAGGGGACACTTTATGGTGTCCCTTTTTTATCTATTTTGCGCGAAATAATTCAGGTTACGGTGGGCTACTTAATTTATGGTTTGGGGCCGATCATGTCCTGCGGACGGACGATGCGGTCAAACTCTTCGGATTTAAGCAAACCCAGCGCAACAACGGCTTGTTTGAGGGTCATGCCTTCGGCAAGGGCTTTTTTGGCGACCTTGGCCGCGTTATCATAACCGATATGCGGATTCAAAGCGGTCACGAGCATGAGCGAATCGTCGAGATGCTTTTGGATATTGGCGCGGTTGGGCTCAATGCCGACAACGCAATGGTCGGTGAAACTGGCACAGGCATCACCCAGCAAACGGATGGAATTCAAGACATTAAAAATAGTGACCGGTTTGTAGACGTTGAGTTCAAAGTTACCGCTGGCGCCGGCAAAGGTGACGGCCGTGTGATTGCCGAACACCTGGACACAGACCATGGTCATGGCCTCGCATTGGGTGGGGTTGACCTTGCCCGGCATGATGGAACTTCCCGGTTCATTTTCCGGCAAATGCAATTCCCCT contains:
- a CDS encoding nitrite/sulfite reductase, translating into MDRKPFAPNLHTPQDKYSKEELNKLASKGFLGNLKTDFRDNSRPDLVWEAEAIAKSHGIYLEFNRAKTGNEKEWVYMVRISIPGGGPLNRGQWNVIDDLTEKYTRDSEGRPSIRLTTRQNIQFHWIKKEHVVEVIKTLAESGLNTLNGCGDNTRNVMGCPLSRFSDVYDANAMAQKAGLYFQLPLEPFIEVWAIDPKYLRKPEESFQYGPNLLNRKFKIAFSGVVKDEATGHLVADNCVEALTHDLAVVPVIESNASAKGGSAFGGKFQIYVGGGQGERNGKPSMACLGKPLGIVDKNRLFKTLDAVVQVHQEWGDRENRVWARLKYVIKKMGAAWYREQVEKKLGFKLEPPNPSLDPGARHMHHGWFKQATNGLWSYGAFIENGRLIDSGPNGKLKSMCRHLVNRYPVELLITPNQDALFSNIPEASKKEFEADLAKFGFGKRNGKAYSTLRLLSGACVGRDTCRLTYTDSEKFEPFLIDELETLGWGELAESIGITGCERQCFRPATKTVGLVGSGLNRYQLKLMGTEDARHQGLSLVSPDGNDIYLRSIPRERVAAVLDALFKFWKAKAKPGEDLGYFNRRIGMEGLISHFKENPITADLMAKPFPADCIIE
- a CDS encoding FAD-dependent oxidoreductase, producing MLQRAFRVAIIGSGPSGFYLAEELFKVGAGHAPPLHITVDMFEKLPVPYGLVRYGVAPDHPKIKNVTKVFEKTAQNPHFTFLGHVTVGKDITVPELQKFYDALIFAVGAEADRHLGIEGEGLAGSYTATEFVAWYNSHPDFQDHHFDLSHDVAVIVGQGNVAMDVARILCKSADELKKTDISRQALEVLAESRIREVHMYGRRGPVQAAFTPPEIREMGELADCYPVLDPQDLKLNEASQKEMEDPAHAARKKNFEILQHFTTLQPQGRKRKFVLHFFKSPVALLGQGRVQRVKFEMNRLVGDPGRQKVSGTDKFEEIDCGIFFRSVGYRGIPIKGLPFSDQAGIIPNQNGRVMDPGKALAGLYAAGWIKRGATGVIGTNKPDSEDTVKSLLEDLDRLKPCERPSTQEVIAFLKEKQVRVVTFADWKKIDAAEIARGAKSDKPREKFDRVTGMLSAI
- a CDS encoding biopolymer transporter ExbD, with protein sequence MRLRPRNSKLIADINIAPFTDVILVLLIIFMVTTPLIYRSSIKIALPQVSNNPQPLATKDINVMVSAAGEVYLENQKYNLKLDRDLLRFKMRGLVKANKNSAIIINGDRNVKYDYVVQVIDAASKAGIKHLVLATEFKR
- a CDS encoding MotA/TolQ/ExbB proton channel family protein translates to MFKDKNIFELIGAGGFTIYLLAFCSVLSLAVIIERMLYYQRRSRVSRPALMEHIRQEYGSGRTSGAIDSCRQADTPYANVALAGLTLKGHDEKVISNAMEREITVETVKLERFTSIVGTIGGTAVYVGLFGTVLGIMRAFADIGKAGSGGMEVVTTGISEALICTAAGLFVAIPAVVAYNYFMRKVDNFVVDMELAASELLDVICMKKK
- a CDS encoding Re/Si-specific NAD(P)(+) transhydrogenase subunit alpha encodes the protein MVIAVPKEIHPGETRVSFIPPSVDRLVKKGAVVSVETGLGQSIGVSDEEYKKAGASVTSDRRTLLASADIVLRLRKPPVQEISWLKKGCLHISFLDPFNEKQLVDALASGGISAISMEMIPRTTRAQKMDALSSQANLAGYVMVILAAERLPKIFPMLMTPAGTISPARVFIIGAGVAGLQAIATAKRLGARVEAFDTRPVVKEQVQSLGGKFVEIDLGDTGQTSQGYAKALTLEQLEKQRQGMAKVCSQSDVVITTAQLFGRKAPVVVTKDMIAQMKAGSIIVDMAVESGGNVEGSKVNEEVVTANGVRILGPGNLPGHAAVHASQMYSANLHNLLEEYWNKDTKIFDLNTEDEIIKGCLVTHAGKIVNPMLIK
- a CDS encoding proton-translocating transhydrogenase family protein encodes the protein MELIYLLFILTLSVFLGFALISRVPPLLHTPLMSEANAICGIIIIGALIAAGADANSTLTIILGTSAVALAAFNVVGGYLVTERMLKMFKKKDIK
- a CDS encoding NAD(P)(+) transhydrogenase (Re/Si-specific) subunit beta — encoded protein: MSEVVVNFIYIISSVLFAFGLKFLGSPVSARKGNMLSAAGMFLAIAATLTSGQLSFQWILIGIIIGGGLGTLVAFKAAMTQMPEMIALLHGCGALASVFVGWSAYHVHGAVDLTNVITLYISIVIGGLTFTGSIIAWGKLSGRIPGKPILFTGQRLLNMALISAILILGVLFIMAPGRYDLFLIILGLSVFFGIFLVIPIGGADMPVVISVLNSYSGIVACTTGFVIHNTLLIVVGALVGANGIILSVIMCKAMNRSIVNVIFGAFGTVVKKKADGEKKEAKAVSVEDAFLVLENAKSVVIVPGYGLAVAQAQHAVRELSEWLEKNGCDVKFAIHPVAGRMPGHMNVLLAEANISYDQLMEMDAINPLMENVDVAIVIGANDVVNPASRHDKSSPIYGMPIINADKAKTVFVLKRSMATGFAGIENELFYYDNTRMIFGDAKQTVQALVAEFKEAAK